Proteins from one Pseudomonas bijieensis genomic window:
- the hemN gene encoding oxygen-independent coproporphyrinogen III oxidase — MLDTIRWDSDLIRRYDLAGPRYTSYPTAAQFGSQVGTFDLLHALRDSRKALRPLSLYVHIPFCANICYYCACNKVITKDRGRAHAYLQRLEQEIQLIGCHLDPTQRVEQLHFGGGTPTFLSHDELRQLMAKLRKHLNLLDDDSGDYSIEIDPREADWSTMGLLRELGFNRVSIGVQDLDPAVQRAVNRLQSLEETRAVVEAARTLQFRSINIDLIYGLPKQTPENFARTVQEVIHLQPDRLSVFNYAHLPERFMPQRRIDSQDLPNPEQKLAMLQGTIEQLTAAGYRYVGMDHFALPDDELAIAQEEATLQRNFQGYTTHGHCDLIGLGVSAISQIGDLYCQNSSDLNHYQNTLADGQLATSRGLICNADDRLRRAVIQQLICHFHLAFAEIEQGFNIDFRGYFASLWPQLQAMAKDGLIELDSTHIKVLPAGRLLVRSVCMVFDAYLEQQNRQRFSRVI, encoded by the coding sequence ACCTCGTATCCTACTGCGGCGCAGTTTGGCAGCCAGGTGGGCACCTTCGACCTGCTCCACGCCCTGCGTGACAGCCGCAAGGCCCTGCGGCCGCTGTCGCTGTATGTGCACATACCGTTCTGCGCGAACATTTGCTACTACTGCGCCTGCAACAAAGTCATCACCAAGGACCGTGGCCGCGCCCACGCCTATCTGCAACGCCTGGAACAGGAAATCCAGCTGATCGGCTGCCACCTGGACCCCACCCAACGCGTGGAACAGTTGCATTTTGGCGGTGGCACCCCGACGTTCCTCAGCCACGACGAACTGCGCCAACTGATGGCCAAGTTGCGCAAGCATTTGAACCTGTTGGATGACGATTCCGGCGACTACAGCATTGAAATCGACCCCCGGGAGGCCGATTGGTCGACCATGGGCCTGCTGCGTGAATTGGGTTTCAACCGGGTCAGTATCGGCGTGCAAGACCTTGACCCGGCGGTGCAACGAGCCGTCAATCGCCTGCAAAGCCTGGAAGAAACCCGTGCCGTGGTCGAAGCCGCCCGGACCTTGCAGTTCCGCTCGATCAATATCGACCTGATCTACGGCCTGCCCAAGCAGACGCCGGAAAACTTCGCTCGCACCGTCCAGGAAGTCATCCATCTGCAACCGGACCGGCTCTCGGTATTCAACTACGCCCACCTACCGGAACGCTTCATGCCCCAGCGGCGCATCGACAGCCAGGACTTGCCGAACCCGGAGCAGAAACTGGCGATGCTGCAAGGCACCATCGAACAACTGACCGCCGCCGGTTACCGCTACGTAGGCATGGACCACTTCGCCCTGCCCGACGACGAACTGGCAATCGCCCAGGAAGAGGCCACGCTGCAGCGCAACTTCCAGGGCTACACCACCCATGGTCATTGCGACCTGATCGGTCTGGGCGTTTCAGCCATCAGCCAGATCGGTGATTTGTACTGCCAGAACAGCAGTGACCTGAACCATTACCAGAACACCCTCGCCGACGGGCAACTGGCGACCAGCCGCGGACTGATATGCAACGCCGACGACCGCCTGCGGCGCGCGGTGATCCAGCAGTTGATCTGCCATTTCCACCTGGCTTTCGCCGAGATCGAACAAGGCTTCAACATCGATTTCCGTGGCTATTTCGCGTCGTTGTGGCCGCAGTTGCAAGCCATGGCCAAGGACGGCCTGATCGAACTGGACAGCACACATATCAAAGTACTGCCGGCGGGTCGCCTGCTGGTGCGATCCGTGTGCATGGTGTTCGATGCCTATCTGGAGCAACAAAACCGACAGCGCTTCTCCCGAGTCATCTGA
- the fnr gene encoding fumarate/nitrate reduction transcriptional regulator Fnr yields MSEPVKLRAHNQAHCKDCSLAPLCLPLSLNLEDMDALDDIVKRGRPLKKGEFLFRQGDAFDSVYAVRSGALKTFNLSDGGEEQLTGFHLPSELVGLSGMDTESHPVSAQALETTSVCEIPFDRLDELALQLPQLRRQLMRVMSREIRDDQQMMLLLSKKTADERIATFLVNLSARFRARGFSANQFRLSMSRNEIGNYLGLAVETVSRVFTRFQQNELIAAEGKEIHILDPIQLCALAGGSIEG; encoded by the coding sequence ATGTCCGAGCCAGTCAAACTGCGCGCCCATAACCAGGCCCATTGCAAGGATTGCAGCCTGGCGCCCCTCTGCCTGCCACTTTCGCTGAACCTGGAGGACATGGATGCGCTGGACGACATCGTGAAGCGGGGCCGACCTTTGAAAAAAGGTGAGTTCCTGTTTCGCCAGGGCGACGCCTTCGACTCCGTTTATGCCGTGCGCTCGGGCGCCTTGAAAACCTTCAACTTGAGCGATGGCGGCGAAGAGCAGCTCACTGGCTTCCACCTGCCCAGCGAGCTGGTAGGCCTATCCGGCATGGACACCGAGAGCCATCCGGTCTCGGCCCAGGCGCTGGAAACCACCTCGGTGTGTGAAATCCCCTTCGATCGCCTGGACGAGCTGGCCTTGCAACTGCCGCAGCTGCGCCGCCAGTTGATGCGGGTCATGAGCCGGGAAATCCGTGACGATCAGCAAATGATGCTGCTGCTCTCGAAAAAAACCGCCGACGAGCGTATCGCCACGTTCCTGGTCAACCTCTCGGCACGCTTTCGCGCCCGCGGGTTCTCAGCCAACCAGTTCCGCCTGAGCATGTCGCGCAACGAAATCGGCAACTACCTGGGCCTGGCGGTGGAAACCGTGTCCCGAGTGTTCACCCGTTTCCAACAGAACGAGCTGATTGCCGCCGAAGGCAAGGAAATTCACATTCTCGACCCGATCCAACTGTGCGCCCTGGCCGGCGGTTCGATCGAAGGCTGA
- the recR gene encoding recombination mediator RecR, which yields MSFSPLIRQLIDALRTLPGVGQKTAQRMALQLLERDRSGGSRLAQALSQAMEGVGHCRLCRTLTEDDLCPQCADPRRDDSLLCVVEGPMDVYAVEQTGFRGRYFVLKGHLSPLDGLGPEAIGIPQLIARIEEAGTFTEVILATNPTVEGEATAHYIAQLLNNKGLIASRIAHGVPLGGELELVDGGTLAHSFAGRKPIAL from the coding sequence ATGAGCTTCAGTCCTTTGATTCGCCAACTGATCGATGCCCTGCGAACGTTACCGGGTGTGGGTCAGAAAACTGCCCAGCGCATGGCGTTGCAATTGCTCGAGCGTGATCGCAGCGGCGGTTCGCGCCTGGCCCAGGCTCTTAGCCAGGCCATGGAAGGTGTAGGGCATTGCCGTTTATGCCGAACCCTCACCGAAGACGATCTTTGCCCGCAATGCGCCGATCCGCGTCGGGACGACAGCCTGCTGTGCGTCGTGGAAGGCCCGATGGATGTGTATGCGGTGGAGCAGACCGGTTTTCGCGGTCGTTATTTCGTGCTCAAGGGCCATCTGTCACCGCTCGATGGCTTGGGGCCTGAAGCCATCGGCATTCCACAGTTGATCGCGCGGATCGAAGAGGCGGGTACGTTCACGGAGGTTATCCTCGCCACGAACCCGACGGTCGAAGGCGAAGCGACCGCCCATTACATCGCCCAACTGCTGAACAACAAAGGCCTGATCGCCTCGCGCATTGCCCACGGCGTGCCGTTGGGTGGGGAGCTTGAGTTGGTGGATGGCGGCACGTTGGCGCATTCGTTTGCGGGGCGCAAGCCGATCGCCTTATAA
- a CDS encoding NADP-dependent oxidoreductase produces the protein MSQASTSNQRIVLASRPKGAPTPDNFRFEQINLPDLVDGQILLKTLFLSLDPYMRGRMSDAPSYAAPVEIDGVMTGGAVSRVELSLHPKFQEGDLVVGATGWQSHSISDGRNVMPIPAGLPSPSMALGVLGMPGMTAYMGLMDIGQPKAGETLVVAAASGAVGSVVGQVAKIKGLRVIGVAGGREKCKYVVDELGFDACVDHKSANFAEELAQACDKGIDIYYENVGGKVFDAVVPLLNAKARIPLCGLIASYNDQQAPSGPDRLPQLQRTLLTKRVRIQGFIVFDDYGDRQPEFISAMAPWVRDGKVKFREDVVDGLENAPQAFIGLLEGRNFGKLVVRVAQD, from the coding sequence ATGTCACAAGCGTCGACCTCCAACCAACGCATCGTCCTCGCCTCCCGACCCAAAGGCGCACCCACCCCGGACAATTTTCGCTTCGAGCAGATCAACCTACCGGACCTGGTGGACGGGCAAATCCTGCTCAAGACGCTGTTCCTGTCCCTGGACCCCTACATGCGCGGACGAATGAGCGACGCGCCTTCCTACGCCGCGCCGGTGGAAATCGATGGGGTGATGACCGGAGGCGCCGTCAGCCGCGTGGAGCTCTCGCTGCACCCGAAATTCCAGGAGGGTGATCTGGTGGTGGGCGCCACGGGATGGCAGAGCCACAGCATCAGCGATGGGCGCAATGTGATGCCCATCCCCGCCGGGCTGCCTAGCCCGTCGATGGCCCTTGGGGTGCTGGGCATGCCGGGCATGACCGCTTACATGGGATTGATGGACATTGGCCAACCCAAGGCCGGGGAAACCCTGGTGGTCGCGGCCGCCTCCGGTGCGGTGGGCTCGGTGGTCGGCCAGGTGGCGAAAATCAAGGGCCTGCGTGTCATCGGCGTTGCGGGCGGCCGCGAAAAATGCAAGTACGTGGTCGACGAACTGGGCTTTGACGCCTGTGTCGATCATAAAAGCGCGAATTTTGCCGAGGAACTGGCGCAGGCCTGCGACAAGGGCATCGACATCTATTACGAAAACGTCGGGGGCAAAGTCTTCGATGCCGTCGTGCCGTTGCTCAATGCCAAGGCCCGGATCCCGCTCTGTGGCCTGATCGCGTCCTACAATGATCAACAGGCACCGAGCGGCCCGGACCGTTTGCCACAACTGCAGCGCACCTTGCTGACCAAGCGCGTGCGGATCCAGGGATTCATTGTGTTTGACGACTACGGTGATCGTCAGCCGGAGTTCATCAGTGCCATGGCGCCTTGGGTGCGCGATGGCAAGGTCAAGTTCCGCGAGGACGTGGTCGATGGCCTCGAGAATGCGCCACAGGCGTTTATCGGCCTGCTGGAAGGGCGCAACTTCGGCAAGTTGGTGGTTCGGGTCGCGCAGGATTGA
- a CDS encoding YbaB/EbfC family nucleoid-associated protein — protein sequence MMKGGMAGLMKQAQQMQEKMAKMQEELANAEVTGKSGGDMVTVVMTGRHDIKRVSIDPSVVEGLSEDDKEMLEALFAAAVNDAVRKIEANSQDKMSGMTAGMQLPPGMKLPF from the coding sequence ATGATGAAAGGTGGCATGGCCGGCCTGATGAAGCAGGCGCAGCAGATGCAGGAAAAAATGGCCAAGATGCAGGAAGAACTGGCCAACGCCGAAGTCACCGGCAAGTCCGGCGGCGATATGGTGACCGTGGTCATGACCGGTCGCCACGACATCAAGCGCGTGAGCATCGACCCAAGCGTGGTCGAAGGCCTGAGCGAAGACGACAAGGAAATGCTCGAAGCGCTGTTCGCCGCCGCCGTCAATGACGCGGTGCGCAAGATCGAAGCCAACAGCCAGGACAAGATGTCCGGCATGACCGCCGGCATGCAGCTGCCGCCGGGCATGAAGCTGCCGTTCTGA
- the dnaX gene encoding DNA polymerase III subunit gamma/tau has translation MSYQVLARKWRPRSFREMVGQTHVLKALINALDSQRLHHAYLFTGTRGVGKTTIARIIAKCLNCETGITSTPCGECSVCREIDEGRFVDLIEIDAASRTKVEDTRELLDNVQYAPSRGRFKVYLIDEVHMLSSHSFNALLKTLEEPPPYVKFILATTDPQKLPATILSRCLQFSLKNMTPERVVEHLTHVLGVENVPFEDDALWLLGRAADGSMRDAMSLTDQAIAFGEGKVMAADVRAMLGTLDHGQVYDVLQALIEGDAKALLEAVRHLAEQGPDWNGVLSEILNVLHRVAIAQALPDGVDNGHGDRDRVLALAQALPAEDVQFYYQMGLIGRRDLPLAPDPRGGFEMVLLRMLAFRPADTADAPRQPLKPVGISQATADSAKPVAAAPVVAPAVASAPDAPVAQPTPTPVVTAPEPEPEPVVEAAPEPVVEAVVDLPWNDPVEPEVVQQPAVEPVLETIAEQPELPPMPLPTPDSVVPDAPEWVVAPVPEPTVADVDVATPGIDLDDEPQLDEDYIEPDMDSAYSYLDDLASEHAAEPAPEPEPEPAAMPATGLALQWLELFPRLPISGMTGSIAANCTLISVEGDHWLLHLDPAHSALFNATQQRRLNDALNQYHQRTLTLTIELIKPEQETPAQAASRRRADRQREAEESIHSDPFIQQMMQQFGAVVRHDTIEPVEAPVTQGS, from the coding sequence ATGAGTTATCAGGTTCTTGCACGTAAATGGCGTCCGCGCTCGTTCCGCGAAATGGTCGGCCAGACCCATGTGCTCAAGGCTCTGATCAATGCCTTGGACAGCCAGCGGCTGCACCATGCCTACCTGTTCACGGGTACCCGCGGCGTGGGCAAGACCACCATCGCGCGGATTATCGCCAAGTGCCTGAACTGTGAAACCGGCATCACCTCGACGCCTTGCGGCGAGTGCTCGGTCTGCCGGGAAATCGACGAGGGCCGTTTCGTCGATCTGATCGAGATCGACGCCGCCAGCCGCACCAAGGTCGAAGACACCCGCGAACTGCTCGATAACGTGCAGTACGCGCCGAGCCGTGGGCGCTTCAAGGTCTACCTGATCGACGAAGTGCACATGCTCTCCAGCCATTCTTTCAATGCGCTGCTCAAGACCCTCGAGGAGCCGCCGCCCTACGTCAAGTTCATCCTGGCGACCACTGACCCGCAGAAACTTCCTGCAACGATTTTGTCGCGATGCCTGCAGTTCTCCCTCAAGAACATGACGCCGGAACGGGTCGTCGAGCACCTGACGCACGTACTGGGCGTCGAGAACGTGCCCTTCGAGGACGATGCGCTGTGGCTGCTGGGCCGCGCCGCCGATGGTTCGATGCGCGATGCCATGAGCCTGACCGACCAGGCCATCGCTTTCGGTGAAGGCAAGGTCATGGCCGCCGATGTCCGGGCCATGCTCGGTACTCTCGATCACGGCCAGGTCTATGACGTGTTGCAGGCGCTGATCGAAGGCGACGCCAAGGCGCTGCTCGAGGCCGTGCGTCACCTGGCCGAGCAGGGGCCGGACTGGAATGGCGTGCTCTCGGAAATCCTCAACGTGCTGCACCGTGTCGCCATCGCCCAGGCCTTGCCGGACGGTGTCGACAACGGCCATGGCGACCGTGATCGCGTACTGGCCCTGGCTCAGGCGCTGCCGGCCGAAGACGTGCAGTTCTATTACCAGATGGGCCTGATTGGCCGTCGCGACCTGCCCCTGGCGCCGGATCCGCGCGGCGGCTTCGAAATGGTCCTGTTGCGAATGCTGGCGTTCCGGCCAGCCGACACGGCGGACGCCCCGAGGCAGCCGCTAAAGCCAGTGGGGATCAGCCAGGCCACAGCTGATTCCGCCAAGCCAGTGGCTGCCGCGCCCGTCGTTGCGCCGGCAGTGGCTTCGGCTCCGGACGCGCCTGTGGCACAACCGACCCCGACACCCGTTGTCACGGCCCCTGAGCCGGAACCCGAACCGGTCGTCGAGGCGGCGCCCGAACCTGTCGTCGAAGCCGTGGTCGACCTGCCCTGGAACGATCCGGTCGAGCCGGAGGTCGTCCAGCAACCCGCCGTGGAGCCGGTCCTGGAGACCATCGCCGAGCAGCCTGAGTTGCCGCCGATGCCATTGCCAACGCCCGACAGCGTGGTACCCGATGCGCCGGAATGGGTCGTCGCGCCAGTGCCCGAGCCCACAGTGGCCGACGTCGACGTCGCCACGCCGGGCATCGACCTGGACGATGAGCCGCAGCTGGACGAGGATTACATCGAGCCGGACATGGATTCGGCCTACAGCTACCTGGACGACCTGGCCAGCGAGCACGCCGCAGAGCCGGCCCCGGAGCCCGAGCCGGAACCGGCGGCGATGCCGGCCACCGGGCTGGCCCTGCAATGGCTGGAACTGTTCCCTCGACTGCCGATCAGCGGCATGACCGGTAGCATCGCCGCCAACTGCACGCTGATCTCCGTGGAAGGCGACCACTGGCTGTTGCACCTGGACCCGGCCCACAGCGCATTGTTCAACGCGACCCAGCAGCGTCGCCTCAACGATGCACTGAACCAGTACCACCAGCGCACCCTGACGTTGACCATCGAGCTGATCAAGCCCGAGCAGGAGACCCCGGCCCAGGCCGCGTCCCGTCGCCGTGCCGACCGTCAGCGCGAAGCCGAAGAGTCGATCCACAGTGATCCATTCATCCAGCAGATGATGCAACAGTTCGGCGCCGTGGTCCGTCACGATACTATCGAACCTGTCGAGGCCCCGGTCACCCAGGGCTCATAA
- a CDS encoding substrate-binding periplasmic protein, whose translation MRSAMGALLLLGTSCFAEEGPLRFAVTDGWAMPMVQIERGRPIQGIIPDIMTSLATQVGLPAQFHVLSRARLDGAMKHGEIDLRCYVSPDWVKDSGDYLWSIPLFFQRDLLVATASTPAAVTPATLPEQAIGTVLGYTYPTLQPLFDSGQLHRDDARSQEQVLAKLLAGRYRYGISNQWALDWFNQRHTADRQLHEVAVLQEQQLSCYVRNDPSIPAQRILRTLLTMKTSGEIDAIIQLYTGRSDVSPASSNTPSP comes from the coding sequence ATGCGCTCAGCCATGGGGGCTTTGCTGTTGTTGGGTACCAGTTGCTTTGCCGAGGAAGGCCCCTTGCGCTTCGCCGTTACCGACGGCTGGGCGATGCCCATGGTGCAGATCGAACGAGGTCGGCCGATTCAGGGCATCATTCCCGACATCATGACAAGCCTGGCGACCCAGGTAGGGCTGCCGGCGCAATTCCACGTCCTGTCCCGCGCCCGGCTGGACGGCGCCATGAAACACGGCGAAATCGACCTGCGCTGTTATGTCAGCCCCGACTGGGTGAAGGACAGTGGCGATTATTTGTGGAGCATCCCGTTGTTTTTCCAGCGTGACCTGCTCGTCGCCACGGCAAGCACCCCTGCGGCGGTCACACCCGCAACGTTGCCGGAACAAGCCATCGGCACGGTGCTCGGCTATACCTACCCGACCTTGCAACCCTTGTTCGACAGCGGCCAACTGCACCGAGACGACGCCCGCAGCCAGGAACAAGTGCTGGCGAAACTGCTGGCCGGACGTTATCGCTACGGGATCAGTAACCAATGGGCACTGGACTGGTTCAATCAACGCCATACCGCCGATCGACAACTCCATGAAGTGGCGGTACTCCAGGAACAGCAGTTGAGCTGTTACGTGCGCAACGATCCGAGCATCCCGGCGCAACGCATCCTGAGGACATTGCTGACCATGAAGACATCCGGGGAGATCGACGCAATCATCCAGCTTTATACCGGTCGCAGTGACGTATCGCCGGCCAGCAGCAACACACCCTCTCCCTGA
- a CDS encoding putative bifunctional diguanylate cyclase/phosphodiesterase encodes MDKKYRRAVDAAAIFSETDLSGRITYVNDQFCSLFGYRRDELLGANHRLLNSGQHPDEFFSAMWRTIALGQVWKGEICNRAKDGTLHWVDTTLVPVIDDETGQIERYLAIRFDVSEKRRLLHSLQWRVGHDVLTGLPNRTYLSELLDQALEFSRAENLPLAVCMLDLDGFKAVNDGYGHASGDRLLVEVARRLRSIVRGEDVVARLGGDEFVLVLRHVRGMDELHAALNRVLIAVSMPYGIDGKDIKVFASIGVTLFPWDNEDAETLLRHADQAMYVAKQSGRNRFHLFDVSRDKEVRATYQTVERVRQALAGNELRLHFQPKVNMRHGTVVGLEALLRWKHPQRGLVPPREFLPLVEETDLIVEIGEWVMEQVLIQLQQWQQAGQGWPVSINISARHFQRADFVERLRQVLERHPAVPPRLLDLQIVESVAVENLAHVSACLQACQALGVGFSLGGFGTGYCSLNDLKHLRTQTIKIDKTFVRDILDDQDDLALTEAVIGLARAFGREVVAEGLDSLEHGQLLLRLGCEVAQGYFIARPMPPEQIPDWVLGFIPPAQWRQRPGDQGEGVLLLAGDTSLRPV; translated from the coding sequence ATGGATAAGAAGTACCGCAGAGCCGTTGACGCCGCCGCGATTTTTTCCGAAACCGATCTGAGCGGGCGCATCACCTACGTCAACGATCAATTTTGCAGCCTTTTTGGTTACCGGCGCGATGAGTTGTTGGGAGCGAACCATCGCCTGCTCAATTCCGGCCAACACCCTGACGAGTTCTTCAGCGCCATGTGGCGCACCATTGCCCTGGGCCAGGTCTGGAAAGGGGAGATCTGCAACCGGGCCAAGGACGGTACGCTGCACTGGGTCGACACCACGTTGGTGCCGGTGATCGACGACGAGACCGGGCAAATTGAACGCTACCTGGCGATTCGCTTCGACGTCAGCGAAAAGCGGCGCCTGCTGCATTCGCTGCAATGGCGGGTAGGGCACGATGTGCTGACCGGGCTGCCCAACCGCACTTATCTGTCCGAACTGCTGGACCAGGCCCTGGAGTTTTCACGCGCGGAGAACCTGCCCCTGGCGGTGTGCATGCTCGACCTCGATGGCTTCAAGGCCGTCAATGACGGCTATGGTCATGCCAGCGGCGATCGGCTGCTGGTGGAAGTTGCCAGGCGCCTGCGCAGCATTGTGCGTGGCGAGGACGTGGTAGCACGGCTGGGTGGGGACGAGTTCGTGCTGGTGCTGCGCCATGTGCGTGGGATGGATGAATTACATGCTGCCTTGAACCGGGTGTTGATCGCCGTTTCCATGCCTTATGGCATCGACGGCAAGGACATCAAGGTTTTCGCCAGCATTGGTGTCACGCTGTTCCCATGGGACAACGAAGACGCCGAGACCTTGTTGCGCCACGCTGACCAGGCGATGTACGTGGCCAAGCAAAGCGGTCGCAATCGTTTCCACTTGTTCGATGTGTCCCGGGACAAGGAAGTGCGAGCCACTTACCAGACTGTCGAGCGGGTCCGCCAGGCATTGGCCGGTAATGAGCTGCGGCTGCATTTCCAGCCCAAGGTCAATATGCGCCATGGCACCGTGGTCGGCCTCGAGGCGCTGCTGCGCTGGAAGCACCCGCAACGTGGCCTGGTGCCGCCTCGGGAGTTCCTGCCCCTGGTGGAAGAGACTGACCTGATCGTCGAGATCGGCGAGTGGGTCATGGAGCAGGTACTCATCCAATTGCAGCAATGGCAGCAGGCGGGGCAGGGCTGGCCGGTGAGCATCAATATCTCGGCGCGGCATTTCCAGCGGGCGGATTTTGTCGAGCGGTTGCGTCAGGTGCTGGAGCGGCATCCGGCGGTACCGCCACGGCTGTTGGATCTGCAGATTGTCGAATCCGTCGCGGTGGAGAACCTTGCACACGTCAGCGCTTGCCTCCAGGCCTGCCAGGCGTTGGGCGTGGGTTTTTCACTGGGTGGTTTCGGCACCGGCTACTGCTCGCTCAACGACCTCAAGCACCTGCGCACGCAGACCATCAAGATCGACAAGACCTTTGTCCGCGACATTCTCGACGACCAGGACGACCTGGCGCTGACCGAAGCGGTGATCGGCCTGGCCCGGGCGTTTGGCCGTGAGGTGGTCGCCGAGGGCCTGGACAGCCTGGAGCATGGCCAGTTGCTGCTGCGCCTGGGCTGTGAGGTGGCCCAAGGTTACTTCATCGCCCGGCCCATGCCGCCCGAACAGATCCCCGACTGGGTCCTGGGGTTCATCCCGCCGGCGCAATGGCGGCAGCGACCCGGCGATCAGGGAGAGGGTGTGTTGCTGCTGGCCGGCGATACGTCACTGCGACCGGTATAA
- a CDS encoding helix-turn-helix domain-containing protein, with protein MQISSLGPAIRRYRKVAGLTQAELGEKTGFDPKTISRFETGTYTPSVEALFLLANVLDVQLKAFFADMGDEDEQRAYLFGVIHRATPKDLGKLIAAVDQALSKP; from the coding sequence ATGCAAATTTCAAGTTTGGGTCCAGCCATCAGACGCTACCGCAAAGTAGCGGGGCTTACTCAGGCTGAACTTGGCGAAAAAACCGGTTTTGACCCCAAAACCATCAGCCGCTTCGAAACCGGCACCTACACCCCCAGCGTCGAAGCCTTGTTCCTGCTTGCCAATGTGCTGGATGTACAACTGAAAGCCTTTTTTGCCGACATGGGCGATGAGGACGAACAGCGGGCGTATCTATTCGGTGTCATACACAGAGCCACCCCGAAGGATCTGGGAAAGCTGATCGCAGCGGTCGACCAGGCCTTGTCCAAGCCTTGA
- a CDS encoding DUF4823 domain-containing protein: MHKLSIILVSILATGCTAKYAQQEVFPNPGKLDRQMPVTIATPVDGRYETTPYTASGDMTAAAIKTAFSYYTNRVTVTGTCHELNCLRQNNPSGYYVIPEILHWEERATEWSGLPDKIEVKLAIYGSTGTQPLGSAILSGKSKWATFGGDHPQDLLQEPINEYVKAQY, translated from the coding sequence GTGCATAAACTTTCGATCATTCTCGTTTCGATACTCGCCACCGGCTGCACCGCCAAATACGCGCAACAAGAAGTATTCCCCAACCCTGGAAAACTTGATCGGCAAATGCCAGTCACCATCGCCACACCAGTTGACGGCCGCTACGAAACGACACCCTATACTGCCTCCGGAGATATGACAGCTGCCGCCATCAAGACGGCATTCTCTTATTACACCAACCGTGTGACGGTAACGGGCACGTGCCATGAATTGAACTGCCTGAGGCAGAACAACCCTTCGGGCTACTACGTCATCCCGGAAATCCTCCATTGGGAAGAACGCGCCACAGAATGGTCGGGCCTCCCCGACAAGATTGAAGTGAAGCTCGCCATTTATGGCTCGACTGGAACACAGCCGCTGGGGTCTGCGATCCTGTCCGGTAAAAGCAAGTGGGCGACTTTCGGCGGGGATCATCCACAGGATCTTTTACAAGAGCCGATTAATGAGTATGTGAAAGCTCAGTACTGA
- a CDS encoding putative zinc-binding metallopeptidase — protein MYRFFEQLTSRIAAPFMGDRSRNSKIWSCRCGQSLFFRNSQCLACLAALGYQPEQSRLSSLQPGEQPDTWTLDAGPQAGLFRRCANLDTPAACNWLLPANGHDALCIACSLNRTIPDLSIPENPERWRKVETAKRRLVAQLITLGLPVIPKTVDEHIGLAFDFIGVDPDGTPPTTGHASGLVTLDIKEADDAHREYVRQQMREPYRTLLGHFRHEVGHYYWDRLIANTHWLEAFRELFGDERASYSAALERHYQQGAPLDWQTHYVSAYATMHPWEDWAETWAHYLHMMDAVDTALGFGMSAREMDIDYQPFPPETLYDPEHTGGTAFLSFVNAWIELAGMLNELSRSMGQPDFYPFVVPAAVITKLHFIHLVIQEEGGRADEVLM, from the coding sequence ATGTACCGCTTCTTCGAACAACTGACCTCACGCATTGCCGCGCCTTTCATGGGCGATCGTTCGCGCAATAGCAAAATCTGGTCGTGTCGCTGCGGCCAGTCGCTGTTTTTTCGCAACAGCCAATGCCTGGCTTGCCTGGCGGCGCTGGGCTATCAGCCTGAACAAAGCCGCCTGTCGTCCTTGCAACCCGGCGAGCAACCCGACACCTGGACGCTGGACGCCGGCCCGCAAGCCGGACTGTTCCGCCGCTGCGCCAACCTCGACACCCCGGCGGCGTGCAACTGGCTGTTGCCAGCCAACGGACATGATGCCTTGTGCATTGCCTGCAGCCTGAATCGCACCATCCCCGATTTGTCGATCCCGGAAAACCCCGAGCGCTGGCGCAAGGTCGAAACCGCCAAGCGCCGGTTGGTGGCGCAACTGATCACCCTCGGCTTGCCGGTGATCCCGAAAACCGTCGATGAACATATCGGCCTGGCTTTCGATTTCATTGGCGTCGATCCCGATGGCACGCCTCCGACCACAGGTCACGCCAGCGGCCTGGTCACCCTCGATATCAAAGAAGCCGACGATGCCCATCGCGAATACGTGCGCCAGCAGATGCGCGAACCGTATCGCACCTTGCTCGGACATTTCCGGCATGAGGTGGGGCACTACTACTGGGATCGGCTGATCGCCAACACTCACTGGCTCGAGGCGTTTCGTGAGCTGTTCGGCGATGAGCGCGCCAGTTATTCCGCAGCCTTGGAGCGGCATTATCAGCAGGGAGCGCCGCTGGACTGGCAAACCCATTACGTCAGCGCCTACGCCACCATGCATCCCTGGGAAGACTGGGCGGAAACCTGGGCTCACTATCTGCACATGATGGATGCGGTGGACACGGCGCTGGGTTTTGGCATGAGTGCTCGGGAAATGGATATCGACTACCAGCCTTTTCCGCCCGAGACCTTGTACGACCCCGAGCACACTGGGGGGACGGCCTTCCTGTCATTCGTCAACGCCTGGATCGAGCTGGCTGGCATGCTCAACGAACTGTCCCGCAGCATGGGCCAGCCGGATTTCTATCCGTTCGTCGTACCCGCCGCCGTCATCACCAAGCTGCATTTCATCCATCTGGTTATTCAGGAGGAGGGTGGTCGGGCGGATGAGGTGCTTATGTAA